Proteins encoded in a region of the Mycobacteriales bacterium genome:
- the gltB gene encoding glutamate synthase large subunit, translated as MTADLPAPQGLYDGAHEHDACGVAFVADMHGRASHDIVVKALTALRNLEHRGAQGAEPETGDGAGILLQVPDALLRAVVDFALPPARAYAVGTAFLPADDAQEQEAMRRIEAIAGEEELRVLGWRQLPTDVTGVGATAQKVMPRFRQIFVAGNAGETDLALERRAFCLRKRAERETGVYFASLSCRTLVYKGMLTTDQLGTFFPDLTDERLSSAIGLVHSRFSTNTFPSWPLAHPYRYIAHNGEINTVMGNRNWMRAREALLRSADIPGDLSRLFPVVTPGASDSASFDEVLELLHMGGRSLPHAVLMMIPEAWENHEQMDAARRAFYAYHACLMEPWDGPACVAFTDGDVIGAVLDRNGLRPSRYTVTDDGLVVLASETGVLDIDPASIVHRGRLQPGRIFLVDTGQGRIIPDDEVKASLAAENPYEDWLHAGLLHLDDLPKREHVVYGHESVLRRQQTFGYTEEELRILLTPMARNGAEPIGSMGTDTPVAVLSQRPRLLFDYFAQLFAQVTNPPLDAIREELVTSLQTTIGPEGNLLNPTPASCRQIVLPFPVIDNDDLAKIIHINDDGDLPGLRSVVVKGLFEVARGGDGLREALETVRAQVSAAIDNGARLIVLSDRDSDAAWAPIPSLLLTSAVHHHLIREKTRTKVGLIVEAGDVREVHHVALLVGYGAAAVNPYLAMETVEDMVAAGVFPGLAADTAVHHLIKALGKGVLKVMSKMGVSTVASYTGAQIFEALGLSQELVDEYFTGTTSRLGGVGLDVIAAEVAERHKLAYPPIPAAHRRLWVGGEYQWRREGELHLFNPHTVFKLQHASRARRYDVFKEYTRAVDDQSERLMTLRGLFKLRTGARPAVPIDEVEPVSAIVRRFATGAMSYGSISAEAHETLAVAMNRIGGKSNTGEGGEDPERLYDDRRSAIKQVASGRFGVTSEYLTNADDIQIKMAQGAKPGEGGQLPGHKVYPWIAKTRHSTPGVGLISPPPHHDIYSIEDLAQLIHDLKNANPSARIHVKLVAEVGVGTVAAGVSKAHSDVVLISGHDGGTGASPLTSLKHAGGPWELGLAETQQTLLLNGLRDRIVVQVDGQMKTGRDVVIAALLGAEEFGFATAPLVVSGCIMMRVCHLDTCPVGVATQNPELRKRFTGRPEFVVNFFEFLAEEVRELLAELGFRSLEEAIGHVELIDTSAAVAHWKAAGLDLSPILHVPDVPGPRHCVTTQDHGLDKALDNTLIQLCEGALADGSPVTLELPIRNVNRTVGTMLGHEVTKRFRGAGLPDDTIRITFTGSAGQSFGAFLPPGITMRLYGDTNDYLAKGLSGGRIVVRPPVEATFRAEDNIIAGNVVGYGATSGELYVRGVVGERFCVRNSGAVAVVEGVGDHACEYMTGGHVVVLGPTGRNIAAGMSGGTAYFFDLDPARVNREMVDLDPLDDDDREFLREVVARHGAETDSDVAKRLLADWDTAVERFAKVMPRDYKRVLAAMAQAEQTGESVDEAIMAASHG; from the coding sequence ATGACTGCTGATCTCCCTGCCCCCCAGGGCCTCTACGACGGCGCCCACGAGCACGACGCCTGCGGGGTCGCCTTCGTCGCCGACATGCACGGCCGCGCGTCGCACGACATCGTCGTCAAGGCGCTGACCGCGCTGCGTAACCTCGAGCACCGCGGCGCCCAGGGCGCCGAGCCGGAGACCGGCGACGGGGCCGGGATCCTGCTCCAGGTGCCCGACGCGCTGCTGCGCGCGGTCGTCGACTTCGCGCTGCCGCCGGCGCGCGCCTACGCGGTCGGCACGGCCTTCCTGCCCGCCGACGACGCGCAGGAGCAGGAGGCGATGCGTCGCATCGAGGCGATCGCCGGCGAGGAGGAGCTGCGCGTCCTCGGCTGGCGGCAGCTGCCCACCGACGTCACCGGCGTCGGCGCCACCGCGCAGAAGGTCATGCCGCGGTTCCGGCAGATCTTCGTCGCCGGCAACGCGGGCGAGACCGACCTGGCGCTCGAGCGGCGCGCGTTCTGCCTGCGCAAGCGGGCCGAGCGGGAGACCGGCGTCTACTTCGCCTCGCTGTCCTGCCGCACGCTGGTCTACAAGGGGATGCTCACCACCGACCAGCTCGGCACGTTCTTCCCGGACCTGACCGACGAGCGGCTCTCGAGCGCGATCGGCCTGGTGCACAGCCGCTTCTCGACCAACACGTTCCCGAGCTGGCCGCTGGCCCACCCCTACCGCTACATCGCCCACAACGGCGAGATCAACACGGTCATGGGCAACCGCAACTGGATGCGGGCCCGCGAGGCGCTGCTGCGCAGCGCCGACATCCCCGGCGACCTGTCGCGGCTGTTCCCCGTCGTCACCCCCGGCGCGAGCGACAGCGCCAGCTTCGACGAGGTGCTCGAGCTGCTGCACATGGGCGGGCGCAGCCTGCCGCACGCGGTGCTCATGATGATCCCGGAGGCCTGGGAGAACCACGAGCAGATGGACGCCGCCCGGCGCGCCTTCTACGCCTACCACGCCTGCCTGATGGAGCCGTGGGACGGCCCGGCGTGCGTCGCGTTCACCGACGGCGACGTCATCGGGGCGGTGCTCGACCGCAACGGCCTGCGGCCCTCCCGCTACACGGTCACCGACGACGGGCTCGTCGTGCTCGCGAGCGAGACCGGAGTGCTCGACATCGACCCGGCGAGCATCGTGCACCGCGGCCGCCTGCAGCCCGGGCGCATCTTCCTCGTCGACACCGGCCAGGGCCGGATCATCCCGGACGACGAGGTCAAGGCGAGCCTGGCCGCGGAGAACCCCTACGAGGACTGGCTGCACGCCGGGCTGCTGCACCTCGACGACCTGCCCAAGCGCGAGCACGTCGTCTACGGGCACGAGTCGGTGCTGCGCCGCCAGCAGACGTTCGGCTACACCGAGGAGGAGCTGCGCATCCTGCTCACGCCGATGGCGCGCAACGGCGCCGAGCCGATCGGGTCGATGGGCACCGACACGCCGGTCGCGGTCCTGTCGCAGCGGCCCCGGCTGCTGTTCGACTACTTCGCCCAGCTGTTCGCGCAGGTGACGAACCCGCCGCTCGACGCGATCCGCGAGGAGCTGGTCACGTCGCTGCAGACGACGATCGGGCCCGAAGGCAACCTGCTCAACCCGACCCCGGCCAGCTGCCGGCAGATCGTGCTGCCGTTCCCGGTCATCGACAACGACGACCTCGCCAAGATCATCCACATCAACGACGACGGCGACCTGCCGGGCCTGCGCAGTGTCGTGGTCAAGGGCCTGTTCGAGGTCGCCCGCGGTGGCGACGGGCTGCGCGAGGCCCTGGAGACCGTGCGCGCGCAGGTCAGCGCCGCGATCGACAACGGCGCCCGGTTGATCGTGCTGTCCGACCGCGACTCCGACGCGGCGTGGGCGCCGATCCCGTCGCTGCTGCTGACCAGCGCGGTCCACCACCACCTGATCCGGGAGAAGACCCGCACCAAGGTCGGCCTCATCGTGGAGGCCGGTGACGTGCGTGAGGTCCACCACGTCGCGCTGCTGGTTGGCTACGGCGCGGCCGCGGTCAACCCCTACCTGGCGATGGAGACCGTCGAGGACATGGTCGCCGCCGGCGTCTTCCCCGGTCTCGCGGCCGACACCGCGGTGCACCACCTCATCAAGGCGCTCGGCAAGGGCGTGCTCAAGGTCATGTCGAAGATGGGCGTCTCGACGGTGGCGTCCTACACCGGCGCGCAGATCTTCGAGGCGCTCGGCCTGTCGCAGGAGCTGGTCGACGAGTACTTCACCGGCACCACCAGCCGGCTCGGCGGGGTCGGGCTCGACGTCATCGCGGCCGAGGTCGCCGAGCGGCACAAGCTCGCCTACCCGCCGATCCCCGCCGCGCACCGGCGGCTGTGGGTGGGCGGGGAGTACCAGTGGCGGCGCGAGGGCGAGCTGCACCTGTTCAACCCGCACACGGTGTTCAAGCTCCAGCACGCGAGCCGCGCCCGCCGCTACGACGTCTTCAAGGAGTACACCAGGGCCGTCGACGACCAGTCCGAGCGGCTGATGACGCTGCGCGGCCTGTTCAAGCTGCGCACCGGTGCCCGCCCGGCCGTGCCGATCGACGAGGTCGAGCCGGTCAGCGCGATCGTCCGGCGGTTCGCGACCGGCGCGATGTCCTACGGCTCGATCAGCGCCGAGGCGCACGAGACCCTCGCCGTCGCGATGAACCGCATCGGCGGCAAGTCCAACACCGGCGAGGGCGGCGAGGACCCCGAGCGGTTGTACGACGACCGGCGCAGCGCGATCAAGCAGGTCGCGTCGGGCCGGTTCGGCGTCACCAGCGAGTACCTCACCAACGCCGACGACATCCAGATCAAGATGGCCCAGGGCGCGAAGCCCGGCGAGGGTGGCCAGCTGCCCGGCCACAAGGTCTACCCGTGGATCGCGAAGACGCGGCACTCCACGCCCGGCGTCGGGCTGATCTCACCGCCGCCGCACCACGACATCTACTCGATCGAGGACCTCGCCCAGCTCATCCACGACCTGAAGAACGCCAACCCGTCGGCGCGCATCCACGTGAAGCTCGTCGCCGAGGTCGGGGTCGGCACGGTGGCGGCCGGAGTCAGCAAGGCGCACTCCGACGTCGTGCTGATCTCCGGGCACGACGGCGGCACCGGCGCCTCGCCGCTGACGTCGCTGAAGCACGCCGGCGGGCCGTGGGAGCTGGGGCTGGCCGAGACGCAGCAGACGCTGCTGCTCAACGGGTTGCGCGACCGGATCGTCGTGCAGGTCGACGGGCAGATGAAGACCGGCCGCGACGTCGTCATCGCCGCGCTGCTCGGCGCCGAGGAGTTCGGTTTCGCGACCGCGCCGCTCGTCGTGTCGGGCTGCATCATGATGCGGGTCTGCCACCTCGACACCTGCCCCGTGGGCGTCGCGACGCAGAACCCGGAGCTGCGCAAGCGGTTCACCGGCCGGCCGGAGTTCGTCGTCAACTTCTTCGAGTTCCTGGCGGAGGAGGTGCGCGAGCTGCTCGCCGAGCTCGGCTTCCGCAGCCTCGAGGAGGCGATCGGCCACGTCGAGCTGATCGACACCAGCGCGGCGGTCGCGCACTGGAAGGCCGCGGGGCTCGACCTCTCGCCGATCCTGCACGTGCCCGACGTCCCCGGTCCGCGGCACTGCGTCACGACCCAGGACCATGGCCTCGACAAGGCGCTCGACAACACGCTGATCCAGCTGTGCGAGGGCGCACTCGCCGACGGGTCCCCGGTGACGCTGGAGCTGCCGATCCGCAACGTCAACCGGACGGTTGGCACCATGCTCGGCCACGAGGTGACCAAGCGGTTCCGCGGCGCCGGGCTGCCCGACGACACGATCCGCATCACGTTCACCGGGTCGGCCGGGCAGTCGTTCGGGGCGTTCCTGCCGCCCGGCATCACGATGCGGCTGTACGGCGACACCAACGACTACCTCGCCAAGGGGCTGTCCGGCGGCCGGATCGTGGTGCGCCCGCCGGTGGAGGCGACGTTCCGCGCCGAGGACAACATCATCGCCGGCAACGTCGTCGGCTACGGCGCGACCAGCGGCGAGCTCTACGTCCGTGGCGTCGTCGGCGAGCGTTTCTGCGTCCGCAACTCGGGCGCGGTCGCCGTTGTCGAGGGCGTTGGCGACCACGCCTGCGAGTACATGACCGGCGGTCACGTCGTGGTGCTCGGGCCGACGGGCCGCAACATCGCCGCGGGCATGTCCGGCGGTACGGCGTACTTCTTCGACCTCGACCCGGCGCGGGTCAACCGCGAGATGGTCGACCTCGACCCGCTCGACGACGACGACCGGGAGTTCCTGCGCGAGGTCGTGGCCCGGCACGGTGCGGAGACCGACTCCGACGTCGCCAAGCGGCTGCTCGCCGACTGGGACACCGCGGTGGAGCGGTTCGCGAAGGTCATGCCCAGGGACTACAAGCGGGTGCTCGCCGCGATGGCGCAGGCCGAGCAGACGGGGGAATCGGTGGACGAGGCGATCATGGCGGCTTCCCATGGCTGA
- a CDS encoding glutamate synthase subunit beta, which translates to MADPTGFLKTPRENRPRRPVDVRIRDWREVYEEIQHNHIEQQAGRCMDCGIPFCHQGCPLGNLIPEWNDLVWRKDWREASERLHATNNFPEFTGRLCPAPCESACVLGIGDEPVTIKLVEESIVERAWDEGWMTPQVPPQRTGHKVAVVGSGPAGLAAAQQLTRAGHAVTVFERADRIGGLLRYGIPEFKMEKRVIDRRLAQMEAEGTTFRPNVNVGVDVTAAELRDGFDAIVLAGGATVGRDLPVPGRELDGIHLAMDYLPIANRVAAGDQDEPEISAAGRHVVIIGGGDTGADCLGTAHRQGAASVTQLEILPRPPETRDASTPWPMWPLMLRTSSAHEEGGERLFSVNTERFLDDGNGRVRALLLHEVRMVNGRFEKVEGSDIELPADLVLLAMGFTGAERGPLVEDLGVSFDARGNVARDGNWATDVPGVYVCGDMGRGQSLIVWAIAEGRACAVAVDQSLTGDSRLPAPVQPTDRPIA; encoded by the coding sequence ATGGCTGATCCGACGGGCTTCCTCAAGACTCCGCGGGAGAACCGGCCGCGGCGCCCGGTCGACGTGCGCATCCGCGACTGGCGCGAGGTCTACGAAGAGATCCAGCACAACCACATCGAGCAGCAGGCCGGCCGCTGCATGGACTGCGGCATCCCGTTCTGCCACCAGGGCTGCCCGCTCGGCAACCTGATCCCCGAGTGGAACGACCTGGTCTGGCGCAAGGACTGGCGCGAGGCGAGCGAGCGGCTGCACGCGACCAACAACTTCCCGGAGTTCACCGGGCGGCTGTGCCCGGCGCCGTGCGAGAGCGCCTGCGTGCTCGGCATCGGGGACGAGCCGGTCACCATCAAGCTGGTCGAGGAGTCGATCGTCGAACGGGCCTGGGACGAGGGTTGGATGACCCCGCAGGTGCCGCCGCAACGCACCGGCCACAAGGTCGCGGTCGTGGGTTCCGGGCCGGCGGGCCTCGCCGCGGCCCAGCAGCTCACCCGGGCCGGTCACGCCGTGACCGTCTTCGAGCGGGCCGACCGCATCGGCGGGCTGCTGCGCTACGGCATCCCCGAGTTCAAGATGGAGAAGCGGGTCATCGACCGGCGGCTGGCGCAGATGGAGGCGGAAGGCACGACGTTCCGGCCCAACGTCAACGTCGGCGTCGACGTGACCGCCGCCGAGCTGCGCGACGGCTTCGACGCGATCGTGCTTGCCGGCGGGGCGACCGTCGGCCGCGACCTGCCGGTGCCGGGCCGCGAGCTCGACGGCATCCACCTGGCCATGGACTACCTGCCGATCGCCAACCGGGTCGCCGCGGGCGACCAGGACGAGCCGGAGATCAGTGCCGCCGGCCGGCACGTCGTCATCATCGGCGGCGGCGACACCGGTGCCGACTGCCTCGGCACGGCGCACCGGCAGGGGGCCGCGTCGGTGACGCAGCTCGAGATCCTGCCCCGGCCGCCGGAGACCCGTGACGCCTCGACCCCCTGGCCGATGTGGCCGCTGATGTTGCGCACCTCCTCGGCGCACGAGGAGGGGGGCGAGCGGCTGTTCTCGGTCAACACCGAGCGGTTCCTCGACGACGGCAACGGCCGGGTGCGCGCGCTGCTGCTGCACGAGGTCCGGATGGTCAACGGCCGCTTCGAGAAGGTCGAGGGCAGCGACATCGAGCTGCCCGCCGACCTGGTTCTCCTCGCCATGGGCTTCACCGGTGCCGAGCGCGGACCGCTGGTCGAGGATCTGGGCGTGTCGTTTGACGCGCGCGGCAACGTCGCCCGCGACGGCAACTGGGCGACCGACGTGCCAGGCGTCTACGTCTGCGGCGACATGGGGCGCGGTCAGTCGCTCATCGTGTGGGCGATCGCCGAGGGGCGGGCGTGCGCGGTGGCGGTGGACCAATCGCTCACCGGGGACTCCCGGCTGCCGGCGCCGGTGCAACCGACCGATCGCCCCATCGCCTGA
- a CDS encoding type 1 glutamine amidotransferase domain-containing protein, whose product MSELTGKTIAFLCSNEGAEQAELTRPWQAVKDAGGTPKLVAPEAGEIQAFNHLDKGDTFPVDVTVADADPAQFDALVLPGGVANPDQLRMKPDAVRFVKDFFSAGKPVAVICHGPWTLIEADVVRGRKITSWPSLQTDLRNAGATWVDERVVVCPGGGNVLVSSRKPDDLDAFCGELVKQFAHHVAQAA is encoded by the coding sequence GTGTCCGAGCTCACTGGCAAGACCATTGCTTTCCTCTGCAGCAACGAAGGTGCCGAGCAGGCCGAGCTGACCCGACCCTGGCAGGCCGTGAAAGACGCCGGGGGTACGCCGAAGCTCGTGGCCCCCGAGGCCGGCGAGATCCAGGCCTTCAACCACCTGGACAAGGGCGACACGTTCCCGGTCGACGTGACGGTCGCCGACGCCGACCCGGCGCAGTTCGACGCGCTCGTGCTGCCCGGGGGAGTGGCCAACCCCGACCAGCTGCGGATGAAGCCCGACGCCGTGCGGTTCGTGAAGGACTTCTTCAGCGCGGGCAAACCGGTCGCGGTGATCTGTCACGGCCCGTGGACGCTGATCGAGGCCGACGTCGTCCGCGGCCGGAAGATCACGTCCTGGCCGAGCCTGCAGACCGACCTGCGCAACGCCGGCGCCACCTGGGTCGACGAGCGGGTCGTCGTGTGCCCGGGCGGCGGCAACGTGCTGGTCTCCAGCCGCAAGCCCGACGACCTCGACGCGTTCTGCGGCGAGCTGGTCAAGCAGTTCGCGCACCATGTGGCCCAGGCCGCCTGA
- a CDS encoding nitroreductase/quinone reductase family protein, whose product MSTDRYVEPGWFTRNVFNRAVAMATRAGLSVWGSRVLVVRGRTSGEPRETPVNLLTFEGERYLVAPRGVTQWVRNLRVAGTCGLRLGRAVEQVRATELTDDEKPPVLRAYLKRWKAEVGAFFGGVGPAASDADLRRIAPDHPVFRIEPLA is encoded by the coding sequence GTGAGCACTGACAGGTACGTCGAGCCGGGTTGGTTCACCCGCAACGTGTTCAACCGAGCCGTTGCGATGGCGACGCGGGCGGGGCTCAGCGTGTGGGGGTCCCGGGTGCTGGTCGTCCGCGGCCGCACCAGCGGCGAACCGCGCGAGACCCCGGTCAACCTGCTGACCTTCGAGGGCGAGCGCTACCTGGTGGCGCCGCGGGGCGTCACGCAGTGGGTGCGCAACCTGCGCGTCGCCGGCACCTGCGGGCTGCGGCTCGGTCGAGCCGTCGAGCAGGTCCGGGCCACCGAGCTGACCGACGACGAGAAGCCGCCCGTGCTGCGTGCCTATCTCAAGCGGTGGAAGGCCGAGGTGGGTGCGTTCTTCGGCGGGGTGGGGCCGGCGGCGAGCGACGCAGACCTGCGCCGCATCGCCCCCGACCACCCGGTGTTTCGCATCGAACCGTTGGCCTGA
- a CDS encoding response regulator, with translation MTEQEGRRVVIAEDEALIRLDLKEMLEEEGFEVVGEAGDGETAVSLTQQTKPDLVILDVKMPVMDGITAAEQIARDRIAPVVMLTAFSQRDLVERAREAGAMAYLVKPFSKSDLLPAIEIALSRYAQIAALESEVSDLQERLATRKIIDRAKGVLQTEHGMTEPAAFRWIQKVSMDGRRSMREVAQGVVDGTFVPGA, from the coding sequence GTGACCGAGCAGGAGGGTCGGCGGGTCGTCATCGCCGAGGACGAGGCGCTGATCCGCCTCGATCTCAAGGAGATGCTCGAGGAGGAGGGCTTCGAGGTCGTCGGCGAGGCGGGCGACGGCGAGACGGCGGTTTCGCTCACGCAGCAGACAAAGCCCGACCTCGTCATCCTCGACGTGAAGATGCCGGTGATGGACGGCATCACCGCCGCCGAGCAGATCGCCCGCGACCGCATCGCGCCGGTTGTCATGCTCACGGCGTTCTCGCAACGAGACCTCGTGGAGCGGGCTCGTGAGGCCGGCGCGATGGCGTACCTGGTCAAGCCGTTCTCCAAGTCCGACCTGCTGCCCGCGATCGAGATCGCGCTGAGCCGCTACGCCCAGATCGCCGCGCTGGAGTCCGAGGTCTCCGACCTGCAGGAGCGGCTCGCCACCCGCAAGATCATCGACCGGGCCAAGGGTGTGCTGCAGACCGAGCACGGCATGACCGAGCCGGCGGCGTTCCGCTGGATCCAGAAGGTCTCGATGGACGGGCGGCGCTCGATGCGCGAAGTCGCCCAGGGTGTCGTCGACGGCACCTTCGTGCCCGGCGCGTAA
- a CDS encoding GNAT family N-acetyltransferase — MSRSPVVTRVALPVDVPQLVELLGELRAVEGRESLAVDPGWPADDVEGRLYRALADPGYRVVVATEDEVPAGMAVLATASLGPLTDERALTVSHLVVRHRFRRRGIGHALLAAAAAYADEIGLDHVLVGAYPALREANRFYARLGFAPLSVRRVAHVSTLRRRLAAPRQRSLIDDISRRRLTRAGRS; from the coding sequence GTGAGCCGTTCGCCGGTGGTCACGCGCGTCGCCTTACCGGTCGACGTGCCCCAGCTCGTCGAGCTGCTCGGCGAGCTGCGCGCGGTCGAGGGCCGCGAGTCCCTCGCCGTTGATCCCGGGTGGCCTGCCGACGACGTCGAGGGCCGGTTGTACCGCGCGCTCGCCGACCCGGGCTACCGCGTCGTCGTCGCGACCGAGGACGAGGTCCCGGCCGGGATGGCCGTGCTCGCGACCGCCTCGCTCGGGCCGTTGACCGACGAGCGCGCCCTGACGGTCAGCCACCTCGTCGTACGCCACCGCTTCCGCCGGCGCGGCATCGGCCACGCCCTGCTCGCGGCGGCGGCGGCCTACGCCGACGAGATCGGGCTCGACCATGTCCTCGTCGGCGCCTATCCCGCGCTGCGCGAGGCGAACCGCTTCTACGCGCGGCTCGGGTTCGCGCCGCTGAGCGTACGGCGGGTCGCTCACGTGTCCACGCTGCGCCGCAGGCTGGCCGCCCCCCGGCAGCGTTCGCTCATCGACGACATCTCCCGCCGGCGGCTGACGCGCGCCGGCCGCAGCTGA
- the polA gene encoding DNA polymerase I: MVDAQGERLLLLDGHSLAYRAFFALPVENFATTTGQPTNAVYGFTSMLINVLRDEAPTHVAVAFDVSRQTFRSEVYAEYKAGRSETPADFRGQVSLIQEVLTALAIPIVSAEGYEADDVIATLATQAERDGMQVLIVTGDRDALQLVDDQVTVLMTRKGISDMTRFTPDEVQDKYGLTPAQYPDFAALRGDPSDNLPGIPGVGEKTAAKWVREFGSLAALVDRVDEVTGKTGDALRAGLAGVLRNRQLTELARDVALPVGPHDLHLGQWDREEVHQLFDTLQFRVLRERLYQTLQAVEPEADEGFDVDGAVLGPGDVAQWLDAHARGAGRVGLSVHGTWGRGTGVVTGLALAAADGSGAWIDPTQLTDDDERALAGWLADPGVPKAAHDVKGPLHALAERGWTVAGISSDTALAAYLVLPGQRAFDLADLSLRYLRRELRAEAPSDGQLSLDGGDEADTAQAEVVRARAVVDLADALDADLDRRGGARLLQDVELPLLFLLAEMEQTGIAADLEHFATLSDRFGDQVKRVTDDAYGCVGREFNLGSPKQLQQILFDELGLPKTKKIKTGYTTDADALAWLATQTDHPLIPLLLRHRDVSRLKTVVDSLMPMVDDHGRIHTTFNQTIAATGRLSSTDPNLQNIPIRTAEGREIRQGFVVGAGFDELMTADYSQIEMRIMAHLSCDAGLIEAFNSGEDLHAYVASKAFDLPLGEVDPELRRRIKAMSYGLAYGLSAFGLAQQLGISPDEARGQMDAYFSRFGGVRDYLTGVVDQARRDGYTETILGRRRYLPDLTSDNGQRRAMAERMALNAPIQGSAADIIKIAMLHVAVALKDAGLRSRLLLQVHDELVLEVAPGERDEVEALVRREMGNAYRLDVPLDVSVGFGTTWDDAGH; this comes from the coding sequence GTGGTGGACGCGCAGGGCGAGCGGCTGTTGCTGCTCGACGGGCACTCGTTGGCCTACCGGGCGTTCTTCGCCCTGCCGGTCGAGAACTTCGCGACGACGACCGGGCAGCCGACCAATGCGGTCTATGGCTTCACCTCGATGCTCATCAACGTCCTGCGCGACGAGGCGCCGACCCACGTCGCCGTCGCGTTCGACGTGTCGCGGCAGACCTTCCGCAGCGAGGTCTACGCCGAGTACAAAGCGGGTCGGTCCGAGACTCCCGCCGACTTCCGTGGCCAGGTCAGCCTCATCCAGGAGGTGTTGACCGCGCTGGCGATCCCGATCGTGAGCGCCGAGGGTTACGAGGCCGACGACGTCATCGCGACGCTGGCCACGCAGGCGGAGCGCGACGGCATGCAGGTGCTGATCGTCACCGGCGACCGCGACGCGCTCCAGCTCGTCGACGACCAGGTCACCGTGCTGATGACGCGCAAGGGCATCAGCGACATGACGCGGTTCACGCCCGACGAGGTGCAGGACAAGTACGGCCTGACCCCGGCGCAGTACCCCGACTTCGCCGCCCTGCGCGGAGACCCGTCCGACAACCTGCCCGGCATCCCCGGGGTGGGGGAGAAGACCGCGGCCAAGTGGGTCCGCGAGTTCGGCTCGCTCGCCGCGCTGGTCGACCGCGTCGACGAGGTCACCGGCAAGACGGGCGACGCGCTGCGCGCCGGGCTGGCCGGTGTGCTGCGCAACCGGCAGCTCACCGAGCTCGCCCGCGACGTGGCGCTCCCGGTCGGCCCGCACGACCTGCACCTCGGCCAGTGGGACCGGGAAGAGGTGCACCAGCTCTTCGACACCCTGCAGTTCCGCGTGCTGCGGGAGCGGCTCTACCAGACCCTCCAGGCCGTCGAGCCCGAGGCCGACGAGGGGTTCGACGTCGACGGCGCGGTCCTCGGGCCCGGCGACGTCGCGCAGTGGCTCGACGCGCACGCCCGCGGCGCGGGTCGCGTCGGGCTGTCGGTGCACGGCACCTGGGGGCGCGGCACCGGCGTCGTCACCGGCCTCGCGCTGGCGGCCGCCGACGGCAGCGGCGCCTGGATCGACCCGACGCAGCTGACCGACGACGACGAGCGGGCCCTGGCCGGGTGGCTCGCGGATCCCGGCGTACCCAAGGCCGCCCACGACGTGAAGGGACCGCTGCACGCGCTGGCCGAGCGCGGCTGGACCGTGGCAGGCATCAGCAGCGACACCGCGCTGGCCGCCTACCTCGTGCTGCCCGGGCAGCGGGCTTTCGACCTCGCCGACCTGTCCCTGCGCTATCTGCGCCGCGAGCTGCGCGCGGAGGCCCCCAGCGACGGTCAGCTCTCCCTCGACGGCGGTGACGAGGCCGACACGGCGCAGGCCGAGGTCGTGCGGGCCCGGGCTGTCGTCGACCTCGCCGACGCGCTCGACGCCGACCTCGACCGTCGCGGGGGCGCGCGCCTGCTGCAGGACGTCGAGCTGCCGCTGCTGTTCCTGCTCGCCGAGATGGAGCAGACCGGCATCGCCGCCGACCTCGAGCACTTCGCCACGCTGTCCGACCGGTTCGGCGACCAGGTCAAGCGCGTCACCGACGACGCCTACGGCTGCGTCGGCCGGGAGTTCAACCTCGGGTCGCCCAAGCAGCTGCAGCAGATCCTCTTCGACGAGCTCGGCCTGCCGAAGACCAAGAAGATCAAGACCGGCTACACCACCGACGCTGACGCACTCGCCTGGTTGGCGACGCAGACCGACCACCCGCTGATCCCGCTGCTGCTGCGCCACCGCGACGTGTCGCGACTCAAGACCGTCGTCGACTCGCTGATGCCGATGGTCGACGACCACGGCCGCATCCACACCACCTTCAACCAGACGATCGCGGCGACCGGCCGGCTGTCGAGCACCGATCCCAACCTGCAGAACATCCCGATCCGCACGGCCGAGGGCCGCGAGATCCGGCAGGGGTTCGTCGTCGGCGCGGGCTTCGACGAGCTGATGACCGCCGACTACAGCCAGATCGAGATGCGCATCATGGCCCACCTGTCGTGCGACGCCGGGCTCATCGAGGCCTTCAACTCCGGCGAGGACCTGCACGCCTACGTCGCGTCGAAGGCCTTCGACCTGCCCCTCGGCGAGGTCGACCCCGAGCTGCGCCGGCGGATCAAGGCGATGTCCTACGGCCTGGCCTACGGGCTGTCCGCGTTCGGCCTCGCCCAGCAGCTCGGCATCAGTCCCGACGAGGCGCGCGGGCAGATGGACGCCTACTTCTCGCGCTTCGGCGGCGTCCGCGACTACCTCACCGGAGTGGTCGACCAGGCGCGGCGCGACGGCTACACGGAGACGATCCTCGGGCGGCGGCGCTACCTGCCCGACCTCACCAGCGACAACGGTCAGCGCCGGGCCATGGCCGAGCGGATGGCGCTCAACGCTCCGATCCAGGGCTCCGCGGCCGACATCATCAAGATCGCGATGCTCCACGTGGCCGTGGCGCTGAAGGACGCCGGCCTACGCAGCCGGCTGCTCCTGCAGGTGCACGACGAGCTCGTGCTCGAGGTCGCGCCGGGGGAGCGTGACGAGGTCGAGGCGCTCGTACGCCGCGAGATGGGCAACGCCTACCGGCTCGACGTCCCGCTCGACGTCTCGGTCGGCTTCGGCACCACCTGGGACGACGCCGGCCACTAG